From Pseudomonadota bacterium, the proteins below share one genomic window:
- a CDS encoding multicopper oxidase domain-containing protein, with protein MSNRPREITTMAPTLSRRRFLTAGSTLLGAGLVPALRAQTVPTRLPIPTLADGSGGDPLDLLIKESTWSFLPGVETPTLGFSQRYLGPTLRARRGSPLHLRYQNDLAEAVAVHGHGLHVPGDVDGGPQLAMAPGEVWHPTLEIVQPAATCWYHSHTHGSTGSQVYRGLAGMIIIDDDESDGLDLPSRYGVDDLPVIIQDRTFDAEGRLVYSLNDAGEDGWLGETVVINGAVSPEAEVPAGLVRLRLLNGANARFYIVTFADNRTFHKIATDGGLMAAPVPLTTMEMSPGERCEILVDLSDGMPAGLLTLFEDEWDEEGEGILSGIMNLFNSSEKTLPPPALTLAPNPDLTPHRAPMPQQLVTIAEPKASEIVRTRDFILDMDHDGGMAHTEHGEHVKMDMTINGAVMDMSVINERVNKGEWERWRVLSNQGVHPFHVHGCSFLIDKIEGEAAPVDQRGWKDTAVLDDDGWTEFVVRFDYEASEAHPYMYHCHILEHEDRGMMGQFTVT; from the coding sequence ATGTCCAACCGACCCCGCGAGATCACGACCATGGCCCCGACGCTCTCCCGCCGCCGCTTTCTCACAGCCGGTTCGACCCTCCTCGGCGCCGGCCTGGTGCCCGCACTGCGTGCGCAGACGGTGCCGACGCGCCTGCCGATTCCGACACTCGCAGACGGCAGCGGCGGCGACCCGCTCGACTTGCTCATCAAAGAGAGCACCTGGTCGTTTCTGCCTGGCGTCGAGACGCCGACGCTCGGTTTCTCGCAGCGCTACCTTGGCCCCACGCTGCGCGCGCGGCGCGGCTCTCCGCTGCACCTGCGCTACCAGAACGACCTCGCCGAGGCCGTCGCGGTGCACGGCCACGGACTGCACGTGCCGGGCGACGTTGACGGCGGGCCGCAGCTTGCCATGGCGCCGGGCGAGGTCTGGCACCCGACACTCGAGATTGTCCAACCGGCCGCGACCTGCTGGTACCACTCGCACACCCACGGCAGCACGGGCAGCCAGGTCTACCGCGGACTGGCCGGCATGATCATCATCGACGACGACGAGTCCGATGGCCTCGACCTGCCGAGCCGCTACGGCGTCGACGACCTGCCGGTGATCATCCAGGACCGCACTTTCGACGCCGAGGGGCGGCTGGTGTATTCGCTCAACGACGCCGGCGAAGACGGCTGGTTGGGTGAAACCGTGGTGATCAATGGCGCGGTGTCACCCGAGGCCGAGGTGCCGGCGGGTCTGGTCCGCCTGCGCCTGCTCAACGGCGCGAACGCGCGTTTTTACATCGTCACCTTCGCCGACAACCGGACCTTCCACAAGATCGCAACCGACGGCGGGCTCATGGCTGCGCCTGTGCCGCTGACGACCATGGAAATGTCGCCGGGCGAACGCTGCGAAATCCTCGTCGACCTCTCCGACGGCATGCCGGCGGGCCTCCTGACGCTGTTCGAGGACGAGTGGGACGAGGAGGGCGAGGGCATCCTGAGCGGCATCATGAACCTCTTCAATTCGTCTGAGAAAACCCTGCCGCCGCCCGCGCTCACCCTGGCCCCGAACCCGGACCTGACACCCCACCGGGCGCCGATGCCGCAGCAACTGGTCACGATCGCGGAGCCCAAGGCGTCCGAGATCGTGCGCACCCGTGACTTCATCCTCGACATGGACCACGACGGCGGCATGGCGCACACCGAACACGGCGAGCACGTCAAGATGGACATGACCATCAACGGCGCGGTCATGGACATGAGCGTGATCAACGAGCGGGTCAACAAGGGCGAATGGGAGCGTTGGCGCGTGCTCTCGAACCAGGGCGTCCACCCGTTCCACGTGCACGGCTGCTCGTTTCTGATCGATAAGATCGAGGGCGAGGCAGCGCCGGTGGACCAGCGCGGCTGGAAGGACACGGCGGTGCTGGACGACGACGGCTGGACCGAGTTCGTCGTGCGCTTCGACTACGAAGCGAGCGAGGCGCACCCGTACATGTACCACTGCCACATTCTCGAGCACGAGGACCGCGGCATGATGGGGCAGTTCACGGTGACCTGA